A region from the Variovorax sp. V93 genome encodes:
- the rsmB gene encoding 16S rRNA (cytosine(967)-C(5))-methyltransferase RsmB, translating into MQPPLWRQLQLTAAALASIRAGSSGNVAFEAVEPAMRPGVQALGFQVLRWLGRAEALRRHLAKRTPPPLPDALLCTALALAWDAQHAPYEPFTLVDQAVEAAKRNPATRAQASFINACLRRFLRERDELVAATDHEPVAQWNHPRWWIERLKRDHPRDWQRVLAADNAQPPMTLRVNLRKTTVASYQLALQAVGLEAVRVGQAGLQLARARPVQQLPGFADGECSVQDAAAQLAAPLLLEGLLPAAGAAPLRVLDACAAPGGKTAHLLEFAGPAAVEVTALEVDAARSRRIDETLGRLGLSARVLVADAARPSAWWDGTPFDAILLDAPCTASGIVRRHPDVRWLRRESDTAQLAVQQAALLAALWPLVRPGGRLLYCTCSVFREEGSQQIDAFLAHNTDARLGASPGHLLPQSGANARAVPDNPSGDHDGFFYALLEKRPR; encoded by the coding sequence TTCGAAGCCGTCGAGCCCGCCATGCGCCCCGGCGTGCAGGCGCTCGGTTTCCAGGTGCTGCGTTGGCTCGGCCGCGCCGAGGCCTTGCGCCGCCACTTGGCCAAGCGCACGCCGCCGCCGCTGCCCGACGCGCTCCTGTGCACCGCATTGGCGCTGGCCTGGGATGCGCAGCACGCGCCCTACGAGCCCTTCACGCTGGTCGACCAGGCCGTCGAGGCGGCCAAGCGCAATCCCGCCACGCGCGCGCAGGCGAGCTTCATCAATGCCTGCCTGCGCCGCTTCCTGCGCGAGCGCGACGAGCTCGTGGCCGCGACCGACCATGAACCGGTCGCGCAGTGGAACCATCCGCGCTGGTGGATCGAGCGGCTCAAGCGCGACCACCCGCGCGACTGGCAGCGGGTGCTCGCCGCCGACAACGCGCAGCCGCCGATGACCCTGCGCGTCAACCTGCGCAAGACCACCGTGGCTTCCTATCAGCTCGCGCTCCAGGCAGTGGGCCTCGAGGCCGTCCGGGTAGGGCAGGCGGGCCTGCAGCTGGCGCGTGCGCGCCCGGTGCAGCAGCTGCCCGGCTTTGCCGACGGCGAATGCTCGGTGCAGGATGCCGCCGCGCAGCTGGCGGCGCCACTGCTGCTCGAAGGCCTGCTGCCCGCGGCCGGAGCGGCACCCCTGCGCGTGCTCGATGCCTGCGCCGCCCCCGGCGGCAAGACCGCGCACCTGCTGGAATTCGCCGGCCCGGCGGCCGTCGAGGTGACGGCGCTCGAGGTCGATGCCGCCCGCAGCCGCCGCATCGACGAAACCCTGGGCCGGCTCGGCCTGTCCGCCAGGGTGCTGGTGGCCGACGCCGCGCGGCCGTCCGCCTGGTGGGACGGCACGCCATTCGACGCCATCCTGCTCGATGCGCCGTGCACCGCCTCGGGCATCGTGCGGCGCCATCCCGACGTGCGCTGGCTGCGCCGCGAGAGCGACACCGCCCAACTGGCGGTCCAGCAGGCGGCGCTGCTCGCGGCCCTCTGGCCCCTGGTCCGGCCCGGCGGCCGGCTGCTCTATTGCACCTGTTCCGTCTTCCGGGAAGAGGGCTCGCAACAAATCGATGCGTTCCTTGCGCACAACACCGACGCCCGATTGGGGGCATCGCCGGGCCATTTGCTTCCCCAAAGCGGGGCGAATGCCCGCGCCGTCCCGGACAATCCCTCAGGTGACCACGACGGCTTCTTCTACGCCCTGCTTGAAAAACGTCCGCGCTGA
- a CDS encoding DUF4390 domain-containing protein, protein MKNVRAEARRRRVLAPLAGLLLAWALLLTCLLPIAVAQGRVVPSVTQMRLEQADDGVYLTAAVQFELPSLVEEVLDKGIAIYFVAEAEVFQERWYWTDRKVAQVTRHMRLAYQPLTRRWRLNVSPVPITGAAGFGVSLNQNFDSLADAMDAVKRVGRLRLGDVAEVGDEPLHQVVFRFRLDTSQLPRPFQIGVVGQADWNIVAERSAKLALEKQR, encoded by the coding sequence TTGAAAAACGTCCGCGCTGAGGCTCGCAGGCGGCGCGTCCTGGCGCCGCTGGCCGGGCTCCTGCTGGCCTGGGCATTGCTGCTGACCTGCCTGCTGCCGATTGCGGTGGCGCAGGGGCGCGTCGTGCCATCGGTCACCCAGATGCGGCTGGAGCAGGCCGACGACGGCGTCTATCTCACCGCGGCCGTGCAGTTCGAGCTGCCCTCGCTGGTCGAGGAGGTGCTCGACAAGGGCATTGCCATCTATTTCGTGGCCGAGGCCGAGGTCTTCCAGGAGCGCTGGTACTGGACCGACCGCAAGGTGGCGCAGGTCACGCGCCACATGCGGCTGGCCTACCAGCCGCTCACGCGCCGCTGGCGGCTCAACGTGTCGCCGGTGCCCATCACCGGCGCCGCGGGATTCGGCGTTTCGCTGAACCAGAACTTCGACAGCCTGGCCGACGCCATGGACGCCGTCAAGCGCGTCGGCCGGCTGCGGCTGGGCGACGTGGCCGAAGTGGGCGACGAGCCGCTGCACCAGGTCGTGTTCCGCTTCCGGCTCGACACCTCGCAGCTGCCGCGCCCGTTCCAGATCGGCGTGGTCGGCCAGGCCGACTGGAACATCGTGGCCGAGCGCAGCGCCAAGCTGGCGCTGGAGAAGCAGCGGTGA
- a CDS encoding ATP-binding protein: MSNKPRSGAAATPAARRARALRWAVGVGAALVTAIGLVLMFLLAQATNNRALYERYYVRLFGINVVVAVLLVLVIGWVAFRLLRRLRQGKFGSRLLIKLAAIFALVGVVPGALVYVVSYQFVARSIESWFDVKVEGALDAGLNLGRATLDSLADDLAAKTRVASAQLVQVPDASAGLVLERIRDQLQASDVVLWTGTGQLVAGAGASRFQLNPERPTTQQLRQVRADRAIAHIEGLDETAVPGTTLPPATVRALAMVQRPGFDFDTAPRFLQVTQPLPPAVVANALAVQEANREYQERALAREGLRRMYIGTLTLSLFLAVFGAVLLAVLFGNQLARPLLVLADGVRQVAGGDLRPTAVLQGKDELGGLTRSFAVMTQQLADARGAVEKTMGQLDAARANLQTILDNLTSGVIVLDAKGTILSTNPGATRVLRAPLAAYEGMPLAQVPGLADFGNSVQQQFDEFQVERMQHGLDHWQHAFELHASGTDLPQQDSAINIVARGAELPGAARLLVFDDISEIVSAQRAQAWGEVARRLAHEIKNPLTPIQLSAERLEMKLSGKVAPPEQAVLVKSVKTIVDQVDAMKRLVNEFRDYARLPAADLKPVDLNALLTDVLQLYSAENAPIALRSELDERCPPIRGDAQQIRQVIHNLLQNAQDAAEAAASTTGRAGEVVIRTRLGDSGQRVRLTVQDSGPGFAENILKRAFEPYVTTKTKGTGLGLAVVKKIADEHGARIELSNRVVDGAVAGAQVSLSFALAGEPQTAVAHTEDPKSSAA, from the coding sequence GTGAGCAACAAGCCGCGCAGCGGCGCAGCGGCCACGCCCGCCGCCCGCCGCGCGCGCGCGCTGCGCTGGGCCGTGGGCGTGGGCGCCGCGCTGGTCACGGCCATCGGCCTGGTGCTGATGTTCCTGCTGGCCCAGGCCACCAACAACCGCGCGCTGTACGAGCGCTACTACGTGCGCCTGTTCGGCATCAACGTGGTGGTGGCGGTGCTGCTGGTGCTGGTGATCGGCTGGGTCGCCTTCCGGCTGCTGCGGCGGCTGCGCCAGGGCAAGTTCGGCAGCCGCCTGCTCATCAAGCTCGCGGCCATCTTCGCGCTGGTGGGCGTGGTGCCGGGCGCGCTGGTCTACGTGGTGTCCTACCAGTTCGTCGCGCGTTCGATCGAGAGCTGGTTCGACGTCAAGGTGGAGGGCGCGCTCGACGCCGGCCTGAACCTCGGCCGCGCCACGCTCGACTCGCTCGCGGACGACCTGGCCGCCAAGACGCGCGTGGCCAGTGCCCAGCTGGTGCAGGTGCCCGATGCGAGCGCCGGCCTCGTCCTCGAGCGCATCCGTGACCAGCTCCAGGCCAGCGACGTGGTGCTCTGGACCGGCACTGGCCAGCTGGTCGCCGGCGCCGGCGCCTCGCGCTTCCAGCTCAACCCCGAGCGGCCGACCACCCAGCAGCTGCGGCAGGTGCGCGCCGACCGCGCCATCGCCCACATCGAAGGCCTCGACGAAACCGCGGTGCCGGGGACCACCCTGCCTCCCGCCACTGTGCGCGCACTCGCGATGGTGCAGCGACCGGGCTTCGACTTCGACACGGCGCCGCGCTTCCTCCAGGTCACGCAGCCGCTGCCGCCCGCGGTGGTTGCCAATGCGCTCGCCGTCCAGGAGGCCAACCGCGAATACCAGGAGCGGGCACTGGCCCGCGAGGGCCTGCGGCGCATGTACATCGGCACCCTCACGCTGAGCCTTTTCCTGGCCGTGTTCGGCGCCGTGCTGCTGGCCGTGCTGTTCGGCAACCAGCTCGCGCGGCCGCTGCTCGTGCTGGCGGACGGCGTGCGCCAGGTGGCCGGCGGCGACCTGCGGCCGACCGCCGTGCTGCAGGGCAAGGACGAGCTGGGCGGCCTCACGCGCTCCTTCGCCGTCATGACCCAGCAACTGGCGGATGCCCGCGGCGCCGTCGAAAAGACCATGGGCCAGCTCGACGCCGCCCGCGCCAACCTGCAGACCATCCTGGACAACCTGACCTCCGGCGTGATCGTGCTCGACGCCAAGGGCACCATACTTTCCACCAACCCCGGCGCCACCCGCGTGCTGCGCGCGCCTTTGGCCGCCTACGAAGGCATGCCGCTCGCCCAGGTGCCCGGGCTCGCGGACTTCGGCAACAGCGTTCAGCAGCAGTTCGACGAGTTCCAGGTCGAGCGCATGCAGCACGGCCTGGACCACTGGCAGCACGCCTTCGAGCTGCATGCCAGCGGCACCGACCTGCCGCAGCAGGACAGCGCCATCAACATCGTGGCGCGCGGCGCCGAGCTGCCGGGGGCCGCGCGGCTGCTGGTGTTCGACGACATCTCCGAAATCGTCTCTGCCCAGCGCGCCCAGGCCTGGGGCGAAGTGGCGCGCCGCCTCGCCCACGAGATCAAGAACCCGCTCACGCCCATCCAGCTCTCGGCCGAGCGGCTCGAAATGAAGCTCTCGGGCAAGGTCGCGCCGCCCGAGCAGGCCGTGCTCGTCAAGTCGGTCAAGACCATCGTCGACCAGGTCGACGCCATGAAGCGGCTGGTCAACGAATTCCGCGACTACGCCCGCCTGCCCGCGGCCGACCTCAAGCCCGTCGACCTCAACGCGCTGCTCACCGACGTGCTCCAGCTCTACAGCGCCGAGAACGCGCCCATTGCGCTGCGCTCCGAGCTGGACGAGCGCTGCCCGCCGATCCGCGGCGACGCCCAGCAGATCCGCCAGGTCATCCACAACCTGCTGCAGAACGCCCAAGACGCCGCCGAGGCCGCCGCCAGCACCACCGGCCGCGCCGGCGAGGTCGTCATCCGCACCCGCCTGGGCGATTCGGGCCAGCGCGTGCGCCTGACCGTGCAGGACAGCGGCCCGGGCTTTGCCGAGAACATCCTCAAGCGCGCCTTCGAGCCCTACGTCACCACGAAAACAAAAGGTACAGGTTTGGGACTGGCCGTGGTCAAGAAGATCGCGGACGAGCACGGCGCCCGCATCGAGCTTTCCAACCGCGTTGTCGATGGGGCTGTAGCAGGGGCGCAAGTCTCGCTATCATTCGCGCTGGCAGGCGAGCCGCAAACAGCGGTCGCTCACACCGAAGATCCGAAGTCTTCCGCCGCCTGA
- a CDS encoding response regulator has product MANILVVDDELGIRDLLFEILNDEGHNVELAENAAEARAARQRARPDLVLLDIWMPDTDGVTLLKEWSTAGLLSMPVIMMSGHATIDTAVDATRIGAFAFLEKPITLQKLLKAVEQGLARENARRAAAGVVPPAPGINPSAAITTTGDSLLLASLAAVPVPDAGPQSTQSFDLDRPLRDARDGFEKAYFEFHLAMENGSMTRVAEKTGLERTHLYRKLKQLGVDLSRGRRSAV; this is encoded by the coding sequence ATGGCAAACATTCTCGTGGTCGATGACGAGCTGGGCATTAGGGACCTGCTCTTCGAAATTCTCAATGACGAAGGCCACAACGTGGAGTTGGCGGAAAACGCGGCCGAGGCACGCGCAGCGCGGCAGCGCGCACGGCCCGACCTCGTGCTGCTCGACATCTGGATGCCCGACACCGACGGCGTCACGCTGCTCAAGGAATGGTCCACTGCCGGGCTGCTGAGCATGCCCGTCATCATGATGAGCGGCCACGCCACCATCGACACCGCCGTCGATGCCACCCGCATCGGTGCCTTCGCATTCCTCGAGAAACCCATCACGCTGCAGAAGCTCCTGAAGGCCGTGGAGCAGGGCCTTGCGCGCGAAAACGCCAGGCGCGCGGCGGCGGGCGTGGTGCCCCCGGCCCCGGGCATCAATCCCTCGGCTGCCATCACCACCACCGGCGACAGCCTGCTGCTGGCTTCGCTCGCCGCCGTGCCGGTGCCCGACGCCGGACCGCAGTCGACCCAGAGCTTCGACCTCGACCGCCCGCTGCGCGACGCGCGCGACGGCTTCGAGAAGGCCTACTTCGAATTCCATCTGGCCATGGAGAACGGCTCGATGACCCGCGTGGCCGAGAAGACCGGCCTGGAACGCACCCATCTCTACCGCAAGCTCAAACAACTTGGCGTCGATCTTTCGAGAGGGCGCAGAAGCGCTGTATAA
- a CDS encoding methyl-accepting chemotaxis protein: protein MRNWKISAQLGAAFGIVLLLMATGLVIGIAGLQDIAAGSGVAPELARRIGSTQKLMAGFGLAALLAGVGCSVWLARSIMQPLGEAIFIAETVASGDLSKEFETERGGDFGRLLRGMGEMEDTLTDVVTRIKASTDSIVVASGQIAAGNQELSSRTEEQASSLEQTAASMEELTSTVKQNADNARQANQLALSASEVAVKGGSVVGQVVDTMASINASSRKIVDIIGVIDGIAFQTNILALNAAVEAARAGEQGRGFAVVASEVRSLAQRSAAAAKEIKGLIDDSVGKVDVGSALVGEAGKTMEEIVSGVKRVTDIIGEITAASHEQAQGIEQVNQAIAQMDQVTQQNAALVEEAAAAAQSLQQQADSLSQVVATFKLDDDEEDGLAAAPPRPAPVQARVVQPVQPARRALAAATQRKPAAAIAGASAASGDWETF, encoded by the coding sequence ATGCGCAATTGGAAGATCAGTGCCCAGCTGGGCGCGGCGTTCGGGATCGTGTTGCTGTTGATGGCGACGGGGCTCGTGATCGGCATCGCGGGCCTTCAGGACATCGCCGCCGGCAGCGGCGTCGCCCCGGAACTGGCACGGCGTATCGGCTCGACACAGAAGCTCATGGCCGGCTTCGGGCTCGCCGCGCTGCTGGCCGGCGTCGGCTGCAGCGTCTGGCTTGCGCGCAGCATCATGCAGCCCCTTGGCGAGGCGATCTTCATTGCCGAGACCGTGGCCTCGGGCGACCTCAGCAAGGAATTCGAGACCGAGCGCGGCGGCGATTTCGGGCGGCTGCTGCGCGGCATGGGCGAGATGGAAGATACGCTGACGGACGTGGTGACGCGCATCAAGGCGTCGACCGATTCGATCGTGGTGGCATCCGGGCAGATCGCAGCCGGCAACCAGGAGCTGTCCTCGCGCACCGAGGAGCAAGCGAGTTCGCTCGAGCAGACCGCGGCCTCGATGGAAGAGCTCACGAGCACCGTCAAGCAGAACGCCGACAACGCTCGCCAGGCCAACCAGCTCGCGCTCTCGGCTTCCGAAGTGGCGGTCAAGGGTGGCAGTGTCGTGGGGCAGGTGGTCGACACCATGGCGTCGATCAATGCCTCGTCCAGGAAGATCGTCGACATCATCGGCGTGATCGACGGCATCGCGTTCCAGACCAACATCCTGGCGCTGAACGCCGCAGTGGAAGCCGCGCGTGCAGGCGAGCAGGGCCGCGGCTTCGCAGTCGTCGCGTCGGAAGTGAGGAGCCTTGCACAGCGCTCGGCTGCGGCGGCCAAGGAAATCAAGGGCCTGATCGACGATTCGGTGGGCAAGGTCGACGTGGGCAGCGCGCTCGTCGGCGAGGCCGGCAAGACGATGGAAGAGATCGTGAGCGGCGTCAAGCGCGTGACCGACATCATCGGCGAGATCACGGCCGCGAGCCATGAACAGGCGCAGGGCATCGAGCAGGTGAACCAGGCGATTGCGCAGATGGACCAGGTGACGCAGCAGAACGCGGCGCTGGTCGAGGAGGCGGCGGCCGCGGCCCAGTCGCTGCAGCAGCAGGCCGACAGCCTCTCGCAGGTGGTCGCAACCTTCAAGCTCGACGACGATGAAGAGGACGGACTCGCCGCCGCGCCGCCCAGGCCCGCACCCGTCCAGGCGCGTGTCGTGCAGCCGGTGCAGCCGGCTCGGCGTGCCCTTGCCGCCGCAACGCAGCGCAAACCGGCGGCGGCCATTGCGGGAGCATCCGCTGCCAGCGGAGACTGGGAGACCTTCTAA
- a CDS encoding SRPBCC family protein: protein MKVEITKAPVAQTEMLIRKPVAEVFGAFIDPRVTTNFWFTQSSGRLETGHEVRWDWEMYGASTSLLVKDIEPDKRIVIEWDGYSGRTTVEWKFSARADGTTYVVITESGWTGDADELFKYVAESTQGFTWTLAGLKAFLEHGIRLNLVADKNPDAHKAGWQPA from the coding sequence ATGAAAGTCGAGATCACGAAAGCACCTGTCGCACAAACGGAGATGCTCATCCGCAAGCCTGTCGCAGAGGTGTTCGGGGCGTTCATCGATCCCCGTGTGACAACCAACTTCTGGTTCACCCAAAGCAGCGGCCGGCTCGAGACCGGTCATGAGGTCAGATGGGACTGGGAGATGTATGGAGCATCCACGTCGTTGCTCGTGAAAGACATCGAACCCGACAAGCGCATCGTGATCGAGTGGGACGGGTACAGCGGCCGCACAACGGTCGAATGGAAGTTCTCCGCACGCGCAGATGGAACGACTTATGTCGTCATCACGGAGTCTGGCTGGACGGGCGATGCAGACGAACTCTTCAAGTACGTTGCCGAGTCGACTCAAGGCTTCACCTGGACGCTTGCAGGGCTCAAGGCGTTTCTCGAGCACGGCATCAGGCTGAATCTTGTCGCGGACAAGAACCCCGATGCGCACAAGGCTGGCTGGCAGCCGGCCTGA
- a CDS encoding dienelactone hydrolase family protein, which produces MDPPSRTFERRALRIPLRSSVTLEADLCLPAASRGIVLFAHGSGSSRFSPRNRQVAESLNEAKLATLLVDLLTSDEEAIDERTRELRFDIDMLADRLVGLTDWLGDCEPAAGLRIGYFGASTGAGAALVAAAQRPDAVHAVVSRGGRPDLAGQALERVRAPTLLIVGGNDGPVIDMNWQALAALRGEKRLSLVPGATHLFEEPEALGAVSKLARDWFRDHLDPSRSTKK; this is translated from the coding sequence TTGGACCCCCCATCCAGAACCTTCGAGCGCCGCGCGCTCCGAATTCCGCTGCGCTCTTCCGTGACGCTGGAGGCTGACCTGTGCCTGCCGGCGGCCTCGCGCGGGATCGTGCTGTTTGCGCACGGCAGCGGCAGCAGCCGCTTCAGTCCGCGCAACCGACAGGTCGCTGAGAGCCTCAACGAGGCCAAGCTGGCCACGCTGCTTGTCGACCTCCTGACCTCCGACGAAGAGGCCATCGACGAGCGCACGCGTGAGCTGCGCTTCGACATCGACATGCTGGCCGACCGGCTCGTCGGGCTGACCGACTGGCTGGGCGACTGCGAGCCCGCCGCGGGTCTGAGGATCGGCTACTTCGGCGCGAGCACCGGCGCCGGTGCCGCGCTGGTGGCGGCGGCGCAGCGGCCCGACGCGGTGCACGCCGTGGTTTCGCGCGGCGGACGGCCCGACCTGGCCGGGCAGGCGCTCGAGCGCGTGCGCGCACCCACGCTGCTGATCGTCGGCGGCAACGACGGGCCGGTGATCGATATGAACTGGCAAGCCCTTGCGGCGCTGCGCGGCGAGAAGCGGCTTTCGCTCGTGCCCGGTGCAACGCATCTTTTCGAGGAACCCGAAGCGCTGGGCGCGGTGTCGAAGCTGGCGCGCGACTGGTTTCGGGACCATCTCGATCCCTCCAGGAGTACGAAGAAATGA
- a CDS encoding DUF427 domain-containing protein — protein sequence MSKSPRHQKWPDHQVREEPLRQPMEAEVEGVVVASSADVIKVVEDKSPVRYYFPRTDVRTDKLKRSQTTTECPFKGTASYYSLNVGERQLADAIWSYEDPYDEHQALKGRMAFYDDRLPEIHVRPKS from the coding sequence ATGAGCAAATCACCCAGGCACCAGAAATGGCCCGACCACCAGGTGCGCGAAGAGCCGCTTCGCCAGCCGATGGAGGCCGAGGTCGAAGGCGTGGTCGTCGCGAGCTCGGCGGACGTGATCAAGGTTGTCGAAGACAAGTCGCCGGTGCGCTACTACTTTCCGCGCACCGACGTCCGCACCGACAAATTGAAGCGTTCGCAGACCACGACCGAATGCCCGTTCAAGGGCACCGCGAGCTACTACAGCCTGAACGTGGGCGAGCGGCAGCTGGCCGACGCGATCTGGTCCTATGAGGATCCATACGACGAGCACCAGGCGCTGAAGGGCCGCATGGCCTTCTATGACGACAGGCTGCCGGAAATCCATGTCCGCCCGAAGAGCTGA